A genomic region of Equus caballus isolate H_3958 breed thoroughbred chromosome 1, TB-T2T, whole genome shotgun sequence contains the following coding sequences:
- the ZP4 gene encoding zona pellucida sperm-binding protein 4 isoform X2, whose translation MWLLQSVLLCFSLSLALSGQRELEAPAYPGVLHCGLRSFQFTVNLSQETATPPALIAWDNRGMPRRLQNDSDCGTWVREDPGSSVVLEASYSSCYVTQWDSHYIMPVGVERTDAAGHRTVTKMKLLECPMDFLGDCKERGCCYNSEVNSCYYGNTVTSRCTQDGHFSIAVSRNVTSPPLLLSSVHLAFRNDSECNPVMATHAFALFRFPFSSCGTTRRVTGDQAVYENELVATRDVRTWSHGSITRDSIFRFQVSCSYSVSSNAFPVNVQVFTLPPPLPETQPGPLTLELRIAKDKHYISYYNVSDYPVVKLLQDPIYVEVSILHRTDPYLGLMLHQCWATPSTNPLHQPQWPLLVKGCPYTGDSYQTQLIPVQKALDLPFPSHYQRFSIFTFSFVDSVAKRAFKGLVYLHCSASVCQPAGTPPCMITCPVTRRRRSSDIRFQNSTASISSKGPMILLQATKDSSEKLHKYSTSPVDSQSLWVAGLSGTFIVGASLVSYLAIRKQMSSSD comes from the exons ATGTGGCTACTGCAGTCCGTCTTGCTCTGTTTTTCCTTGTCTCTTGCTCTGAGCGGTCAGCGTGAACTGGAGGCACCAGCTTATCCCGGTGTACTCCACTGTGGGCTACGGAGCTTTCAGTTCACTGTGAACCTCAGCCAGGAGACAGCGACTCCTCCCGCACTAATCGCTTGGG aCAACCGTGGGATGCCCCGCAGGCTGCAGAATGACTCAGACTGTGGCACCTGGGTGAGGGAGGACCCAGGCAGCTCCGTGGTGTTAGAAGCATCCTACAGTAGCTGCTATGTCACCCAGTGG GACTCCCACTACATCATGCCGGTAGGAGTTGAAAGAACAGATGCAGCTGGACACAGGACAGTTACAAAGATGAAGCTGCTCGAGTGTCCTATGGATTTTCTAG GAGACTGCAAGGAGCGAGGCTGCTGCTACAACTCGGAGGTGAATTCCTGTTACTATGGAAACACGG TGACCTCGCGTTGTACCCAAGATGGCCACTTCTCCATCGCCGTGTCTCGGAATGTGACCTCACCCCCGTTGCTCTTGAGTTCTGTACACTTGGCCTTCAGGAATGACAGTGAATGTAACCCTGTGATGGCCACACATGCCTTTGCCCTCTTCcggtttccattttcttcctgtgGTACCACAAGACGG GTCACTGGAGACCAAGCAGTGTATGAAAATGAGCTGGTTGCCACTAGGGATGTGAGAACTTGGAGCCATGGTTCCATCACCCGGGACAGTATCTTCAG GTTCCAAGTCAGCTGCAGCTACTCTGTAAGTAGCAATGCCTTCCCGGTTAATGTCCAGGTTTTTACTCTCCCACCACCCCTTCCTGAGACCCAGCCTGGACCCCTCACTCTGGAACTTCGGATTGCCAAAG ATAAACACTACATCTCCTACTACAACGTTAGTGACTACCCAGTGGTGAAGTTACTTCAGGATCCCATTTACGTGGAGGTCTCCATCCTTCACAGAACAGACCCCTACCTGGGGCTGATGCTACATCAGTGTTGGGCCACACCCAGCACAAACCCCCTGCATCAGCCTCAGTGGCCCTTGCTGGTAAAGGG ATGCCCCTACACTGGAGACAGTTATCAGACCCAACTGATCCCTGTTCAGAAAGCCTTGGATCTGCCATTTCCTTCTCACTACCAGCGCTTCAGCATCTTCACCTTCAGCTTTGTGGATTCGGTGGCAAAGCGAGCATTCAAGGGACTG GTGTATCTGCACTGCAGTGCATCCGTCTGCCAGCCTGCTGGGACACCACCCTGTATGATAACCTGTCCTGTGACTAGGC GAAGACGAAGCTCTGACATCCGCTTTCAGAACAGCACTGCCAGCATTTCTAGCAAGGGTCCCATGATTCTACTCCAGGCCACAAAGGACTCTTCAGAAAAGCTCCATAAATACTCAA
- the ZP4 gene encoding zona pellucida sperm-binding protein 4 isoform X1, whose product MWLLQSVLLCFSLSLALSGQRELEAPAYPGVLHCGLRSFQFTVNLSQETATPPALIAWDNRGMPRRLQNDSDCGTWVREDPGSSVVLEASYSSCYVTQWDSHYIMPVGVERTDAAGHRTVTKMKLLECPMDFLALNAPSADLCDSVPVWDRLTCAPSPVTQGDCKERGCCYNSEVNSCYYGNTVTSRCTQDGHFSIAVSRNVTSPPLLLSSVHLAFRNDSECNPVMATHAFALFRFPFSSCGTTRRVTGDQAVYENELVATRDVRTWSHGSITRDSIFRFQVSCSYSVSSNAFPVNVQVFTLPPPLPETQPGPLTLELRIAKDKHYISYYNVSDYPVVKLLQDPIYVEVSILHRTDPYLGLMLHQCWATPSTNPLHQPQWPLLVKGCPYTGDSYQTQLIPVQKALDLPFPSHYQRFSIFTFSFVDSVAKRAFKGLVYLHCSASVCQPAGTPPCMITCPVTRRRRSSDIRFQNSTASISSKGPMILLQATKDSSEKLHKYSTSPVDSQSLWVAGLSGTFIVGASLVSYLAIRKQMSSSD is encoded by the exons ATGTGGCTACTGCAGTCCGTCTTGCTCTGTTTTTCCTTGTCTCTTGCTCTGAGCGGTCAGCGTGAACTGGAGGCACCAGCTTATCCCGGTGTACTCCACTGTGGGCTACGGAGCTTTCAGTTCACTGTGAACCTCAGCCAGGAGACAGCGACTCCTCCCGCACTAATCGCTTGGG aCAACCGTGGGATGCCCCGCAGGCTGCAGAATGACTCAGACTGTGGCACCTGGGTGAGGGAGGACCCAGGCAGCTCCGTGGTGTTAGAAGCATCCTACAGTAGCTGCTATGTCACCCAGTGG GACTCCCACTACATCATGCCGGTAGGAGTTGAAAGAACAGATGCAGCTGGACACAGGACAGTTACAAAGATGAAGCTGCTCGAGTGTCCTATGGATTTTCTAG CCCTGAATGCTCCAAGTGCTGACCTGTGTGACTCTGTCCCAGTGTGGGACAGACTGACATGTGCTCCTTCACCTGTCACTCAAGGAGACTGCAAGGAGCGAGGCTGCTGCTACAACTCGGAGGTGAATTCCTGTTACTATGGAAACACGG TGACCTCGCGTTGTACCCAAGATGGCCACTTCTCCATCGCCGTGTCTCGGAATGTGACCTCACCCCCGTTGCTCTTGAGTTCTGTACACTTGGCCTTCAGGAATGACAGTGAATGTAACCCTGTGATGGCCACACATGCCTTTGCCCTCTTCcggtttccattttcttcctgtgGTACCACAAGACGG GTCACTGGAGACCAAGCAGTGTATGAAAATGAGCTGGTTGCCACTAGGGATGTGAGAACTTGGAGCCATGGTTCCATCACCCGGGACAGTATCTTCAG GTTCCAAGTCAGCTGCAGCTACTCTGTAAGTAGCAATGCCTTCCCGGTTAATGTCCAGGTTTTTACTCTCCCACCACCCCTTCCTGAGACCCAGCCTGGACCCCTCACTCTGGAACTTCGGATTGCCAAAG ATAAACACTACATCTCCTACTACAACGTTAGTGACTACCCAGTGGTGAAGTTACTTCAGGATCCCATTTACGTGGAGGTCTCCATCCTTCACAGAACAGACCCCTACCTGGGGCTGATGCTACATCAGTGTTGGGCCACACCCAGCACAAACCCCCTGCATCAGCCTCAGTGGCCCTTGCTGGTAAAGGG ATGCCCCTACACTGGAGACAGTTATCAGACCCAACTGATCCCTGTTCAGAAAGCCTTGGATCTGCCATTTCCTTCTCACTACCAGCGCTTCAGCATCTTCACCTTCAGCTTTGTGGATTCGGTGGCAAAGCGAGCATTCAAGGGACTG GTGTATCTGCACTGCAGTGCATCCGTCTGCCAGCCTGCTGGGACACCACCCTGTATGATAACCTGTCCTGTGACTAGGC GAAGACGAAGCTCTGACATCCGCTTTCAGAACAGCACTGCCAGCATTTCTAGCAAGGGTCCCATGATTCTACTCCAGGCCACAAAGGACTCTTCAGAAAAGCTCCATAAATACTCAA